GCGAGGCGCTCATGGAGGACGCGAGCCTGCTCGAACGCACGCGCGACGCCATGGCGCACTACGAGGCCGGCCCGCTGATGGCCTACCTGCCCTACACCCCCAATACCAGCCGCCTGCTTGGCGAACTCGCGGGCTTTAATCCGCGGACGCTGGCCATCATGCATGGCTCCAGCTACACGGGCGACGGCGCGGCCATGCTGCGCGATCTCGGGCCGGTCCTCGAGGGCATCTACGGGGGGTAGAACGTGGCGTGGTTGATCATGGGGCGTTGCTTCGCCTATTGAGGGTGAAAAATGTACGGCGGCTTCGCCGCCTGGCAGGCGGGGACGCCCACCACGGCGCGTCTTCGACCTGCGCTCCCAGCCTTTGACGCTTCCTTGTTTACACGTGCTGTAACTTGGTTTGGATGGGACAGATATGGGGATGTTGAGGCGTGAATTTTCGGAGCAGGCTTCTCGCCTGTGATTGCGCGCCCCCCCAAAAAACCGGGGTTGCAATTTTCCGGCCGCCGTGTTACAAAAGGTGCAGCAGTGTTACCGGCCGCGAACAACGTCATCCGGCGCGCGGCCCAGCGTGAGGATCGCCATGCGCTCGAGCTACGCCTCCGAACAGCACGTTTGCACACTTTCGCCGCCCAGTGTGGTCCGGCTGCTCTGGCCGCACGCGGAGGCTACCGCCGAACGCGCGGTGGAGCGGCTCGGCGGGCCCCTGCGCCAGAGCAACCTGGAGCAATTTCTCCGGGACACGACCTGCCTGGGCTGTCCCACGTCGCTCTACTTCGATCCCGACACCGGACCCGTGGCCGAACCCGAGTTTTCCGAGGAGGAGGATGAGCGCCACTGCTGCCTTCACATTCACCCCCGGTACAGCGACTACCCCGAAGCGATCACCTATATCGTCGCGTACATGGCCGCGTCGATTATCTACGGCGATGACGCCGACCCCGCCCTGAAGGAACGGCTCGGGGCGAAACTCGTGCAGCAACCGCGGGAAGCCTTCGCGCGACGCATGAACGCCTGGGCCGAACTCCGCTGATCGCCGCCTGCGTACGGTTCAAGGGTTCGGTCGGTTTGAGGGGCCTCCTTTCCGCCTGCCATCGGCTCGATTTGGCCCGGGTGTTTTCGCTAAGGTAACCGCACGCCCGCGTTTCCCCCATATTCCCCGTGTTAACCCTGGAAAGCATCTTCCCATGGATGGCAAAGCCCTCAAACAGGCCCTCCGCGCCGGCAGGCGCGTCTACGGCACCTGCGTGGTGTCGCCGTCGCCGCTCTGGCCCGCGATGATCGCCGGTACCGGCCTCGATTTCGTCTTCATCGACACCGAGCATATTCCCCTGGAGCGCGCCGAAGTCTCCTGGATGTGCCAGACCTTCAGCGCGCGCGGGCTCGCGCCGATCGTCCGCATTCCGCTCCCCGATCCCTATGAGGCCTGCAAGGTGCTCGACGGCGGCGCGTCCGGCGTGGTGGCGCCTTACCTGGAGCGCGTCTCCGACGTGCAGGCGCTGCGCGGCGCGGTTAAGTACCGCCCGCTCAAGGGGCAGCGCCTCGATCGCGTGCTGGCGGGCGAGCCGCTCGATGATACCCTGGCGGCCTACCTCGGCAACTACGCCGCCGACAAGCTCATGATCGTGAACATCGAAAGCGTGCCCGCCATCGACGCGCTGGACGATATCCTGTCCGTGCCGGATATCGACGCGCTGCTCGTGGGCCCCCACGATCTTTCCATCAGCCTGGGGATCCCGGAGCAATACCAGGACTCGCGCTTCACCCGCGCCATTACGACCATCATCGAAAAGGGCCGGGCGAAGGGCGTGGGCGTCGGCTTCCACTATTCCTTCGGCATCCAGGACGCCATCGCCTGGGCGCGCGCCGGGGCGAACTTCATCGTCCACAGCACGGACTACTTTCTGGTGCGCGACGCGCTCCGCCAGGACCTCGACCGCTTCCGCGACGCCCTGGGCGAGGAGCGGAGCGGCCCCGGGCGCGACGAGACGGTCGTGGTATAGCGCCCCAGGGCAATCGCATTTAAACTTCCAACTCGAGCCGAGCGCCACATGAACCACCTTCAATGTTATAAAGGGCGCGTGTTGGAGCGCTGGCATTTCGCCCGCGGCGAATCCCTGACCTTGCCGGCACAGATGCCGGCGCTCCAAAACGTTCACTATCGTTGATTCAAGGTTCCAAATCGACTCAAGTTTACGGCCCATCCGGTTTGAGCGTACGGGATTATTCATAGGCGCTTCTCCGTGCCCGAATTATCCGGAACCGTCGATGTAAGCCGGTTGGGGCCTCTGTTGGTGAAATCGTATCGACTGGCCTTTCGGCCCGAAGGGCCAGTGCAGCTCCCAGCCCCGGGCAACGCCCGGGGAATACGGGGACACCACCTTCCCCGCCCTGAAAGGGCAGCGCAGTGGTGAGCCGGTCCAGCGCTTCTGAATTTCAACTGCGCTGCCCTTTCAGGGCGTATAAGAAACCCACCGCTCAACCCCTGGGCGTTGCCCAGGGCTGAAAACTGCGTTGGCCCTTCGGGCCGAAAGAGTGCGTTGGCATCCAGTTCTGCTGCCGAAAATACGGCCTGCACCACAGACAAGGTTTAAGGAATCTCGTATCCGCTCATAGCGTCGCCGCTCGGAAATGAGAACCGAGTAATCTACCCTTAGCCGTCATCGTTGCCGAAGCACCTTCAAACCGGATGAGCCAAATTTACGCCCATATACCGAGATCGAGTATAAATGCGATTGCCCTGTATAGCGCCGGGCCCGGTTATACGCCGGCGCGCCGGGGATGCTACCATACCCGCTTTGCCGTCCGGCCCGCGCGGGCCCGGGACGGATCCAGGCGGGTCGGGATCAGGAAAGTCACACCACCGGAATGCAGCACGGAGATTCAGCGGAATTCATCCGCATCAAGGAAGACGC
The DNA window shown above is from Candidatus Hydrogenedentota bacterium and carries:
- a CDS encoding aldolase, which codes for MDGKALKQALRAGRRVYGTCVVSPSPLWPAMIAGTGLDFVFIDTEHIPLERAEVSWMCQTFSARGLAPIVRIPLPDPYEACKVLDGGASGVVAPYLERVSDVQALRGAVKYRPLKGQRLDRVLAGEPLDDTLAAYLGNYAADKLMIVNIESVPAIDALDDILSVPDIDALLVGPHDLSISLGIPEQYQDSRFTRAITTIIEKGRAKGVGVGFHYSFGIQDAIAWARAGANFIVHSTDYFLVRDALRQDLDRFRDALGEERSGPGRDETVVV